In Eleutherodactylus coqui strain aEleCoq1 chromosome 4, aEleCoq1.hap1, whole genome shotgun sequence, the following are encoded in one genomic region:
- the AVPR1B gene encoding vasopressin V1b receptor — MDTNQYQIETAEKSSIFSNSSDFRDEDLARAEVAVLGTILAITTMGNVGLLLAIYRRRKKMTRMHLFIVHLAYTDLAVGFFQVLPQMIWDITFRFIGSDFLCRVVKYTQVMSMFVSTYMLMMMTVDRYIAVCHPLKTLQQPTRHAYIMIVITWIISCLFSLPQIFIFSLKEIQQDSGVIDCWADFRYPWGAKAYITWNTISIFIVPVGILVICYSLICCEICKNLKGKMQTYGARQRESNGQVMPSRVSSIRTISRAKIRTVKMTFVIVLSYIICWTPFFSVQMWSVWDENAPDVDSSDFAFTITMLLACLSSCSNPWIYMFYSSPKLCPRIPFLHARRQNSIGSASSRRDTLLTQIRTHSLRMQGTSHRDLCPAYEDTVMESALL, encoded by the exons ATGGATACAAACCAATACCAAATAGAGACAGCTGAAAAATCATCAATATTTTCCAACTCTTCAGACTTCAGAGATGAAGATCTAGCTAGGGCTGAGGTAGCTGTTCTAGGGACTATCTTAGCAATTACAACAATGGGAAATGTAGGTCTGCTCCTTGCAATCtacagaaggaggaagaagatgaccCGAATGCATCTCTTCATTGTGCATCTTGCATATACTGACCTTGCTGTTGGATTTTTTCAGGTTCTTCCCCAAATGATTTGGGACATAACTTTCAGGTTCATAGGATCTGATTTTCTCTGTAGGGTGGTGAAGTATACCCAAGTAATGAGTATGTTTGTATCCACTTACATGCTCATGATGATGACTGTAGACCGATACATTGCAGTGTGCCATCCACTTAAAACATTACAACAACCAACTAGACATGCCTATATCATGATAGTGATCACATGGATCATCAGTTGCCTCTTCAGCCTCCCTCAAATCTTTATCTTCTCTCTTAAGGAAATTCAACAGGATTCAGGAGTTATAGACTGCTGGGCTGATTTTCGATACCCATGGGGGGCTAAAGCCTACATCACTTGGAACACCATTTCCATATTCATTGTTCCCGTAGGTATCCTGGTGATCTGCTACAGCTTGATCTGTTGTGAAATATGCAAGAACCTCAAAGGGAAAATGCAAACTTATGGAGCAAGACAAAGAGAAAGCAATGGACAAGTGATGCCGTCTAGAGTCAGCAGTATTCGGACTATCTCAAGAGCCAAAATAAGAACTGTGAAAATGACTTTTGTTATTGTCCTTTCATACATTATATGCTGGACACCGTTTTTCAGTGTTCAAATGTGGTCAGTGTGGGATGAAAATGCACCAGATGTTG ACTCTTCAGACTTTGCATTCACCATAACAATGTTGTTGGCCTGCCTGAGCAGCTGTAGTAATCCATGGATCTATATGTTCTACAGTAGTCCCAAACTCTGTCCAAGAATTCCTTTTCTTCATGCCCGTAGGCAGAACAGCATAGGAAGCGCCTCCAGTCGCCGGGACACCCTCCTGACTCAGATTCGCACACATTCTTTGCGGATGCAGGGCACATCCCACAGAGATCTCTGCCCAGCGTATGAAGACACAGTGATGGAATCAGCACTACTCTGA